A window of Actinopolymorpha sp. NPDC004070 contains these coding sequences:
- a CDS encoding ABC transporter ATP-binding protein translates to MGSVLELTDVTITRNGTKLLDAVTWSVEDTDRWVVLGPNGAGKTTLLQIASARMHPTSGTATILGETLGRVDVFELRPRIGLTSAAIADRIPRHERVDDVVVSASYAVLGRWREAYDDVDHERARQLLAWLGVGEYADRTFGTLSEGERKRVQIARALMTDPELLLMDEPAAGLDLGGREALVRTLDEIASDDFAPATVLVTHHVEEIPPSFTHVLLLRGGSVVAAGPIAETLTSPALSETFGLPLKVVRSDDRWTARADR, encoded by the coding sequence ATGGGGTCTGTACTCGAGCTCACCGACGTCACGATCACCCGTAACGGCACCAAGCTTCTCGACGCGGTGACCTGGTCCGTCGAGGACACCGACCGCTGGGTGGTGCTCGGTCCCAACGGTGCCGGCAAGACGACCCTGCTGCAGATCGCCTCCGCCCGGATGCACCCCACCAGCGGCACCGCGACCATCCTCGGGGAGACCCTGGGGCGGGTCGACGTGTTCGAGCTGCGTCCCCGCATCGGCCTCACCAGCGCGGCGATCGCCGACCGGATTCCCCGGCACGAACGCGTCGACGACGTGGTGGTGTCGGCCTCCTACGCCGTGCTCGGCCGCTGGCGGGAGGCCTACGACGACGTCGACCACGAACGCGCCCGGCAGTTGCTCGCCTGGCTCGGTGTGGGTGAGTACGCCGACCGTACGTTCGGCACGCTGTCCGAAGGCGAACGCAAGCGGGTGCAGATCGCCCGGGCCCTGATGACCGACCCCGAGCTGCTCCTGATGGACGAGCCCGCGGCGGGTCTGGACCTCGGTGGGCGAGAGGCGCTCGTGCGCACCCTCGACGAGATCGCCTCGGACGACTTCGCCCCGGCCACGGTGCTGGTCACCCACCACGTCGAGGAGATCCCGCCGAGCTTCACCCACGTCCTTCTTCTGCGGGGAGGCAGCGTGGTGGCGGCCGGCCCGATCGCGGAGACACTCACCTCCCCGGCGCTGTCGGAGACCTTCGGCCTGCCGCTGAAGGTGGTCCGCTCTGATGATCGCTGGACGGCGCGCGCGGACCGCTGA
- a CDS encoding SPFH domain-containing protein → MLAILVVIALAGSVRIVPPGRAGIVERLGRFSRTLQPGVSIIVPFVDKVRHTVDLQEQVVSFPPQPALTKDDLVVSIGTVIHLEVTDPVAATYEIANYVHAIEQLTTTTLRNIVGGMDLERTRASREQITITLRGVLDDATGNGASGSPTWS, encoded by the coding sequence ATGTTGGCGATACTCGTTGTCATCGCCCTCGCCGGTTCGGTCCGGATCGTCCCGCCGGGACGGGCCGGCATCGTCGAGCGACTGGGACGGTTCTCTCGCACCCTCCAGCCCGGCGTGTCGATCATCGTGCCGTTCGTCGACAAGGTGCGACACACCGTCGACCTGCAGGAGCAGGTGGTGTCGTTCCCGCCGCAGCCGGCGCTCACCAAGGACGACCTCGTCGTCTCCATCGGCACGGTGATCCACCTCGAGGTGACCGACCCGGTGGCCGCGACCTACGAGATCGCCAACTACGTCCATGCGATCGAGCAACTGACCACGACCACCCTGCGCAACATCGTCGGCGGTATGGACCTCGAGCGCACCCGGGCCAGCCGCGAGCAGATCACCATCACGCTGCGCGGTGTCCTGGACGACGCCACCGGCAATGGGGCGTCCGGGTCACCCACGTGGAGCTGA
- a CDS encoding sulfite exporter TauE/SafE family protein has translation MSELGYLAVFLAGAAAGTINAIVGSGTLITFPTLIAFGIPPVTANVSNTIGLAPGSAAAAWGYRAELRGQRTRLVRLGSMSVLGAITGAILLLTLPSSAFDMIVPVLVGLGVALVILQPWLSRRLADRRKEPVRRHHGGWLLMVLVYLTGVYGGYFGAAQGVILMAILGIGLDEALQRANAAKNVLAGLANAVAAVVFIMVAHVAWIPAVLIAVGSVVGGLVGARVGRRLSPLLLRGVIVTVGVIAIIMLLRR, from the coding sequence GTGAGTGAACTCGGATACCTCGCCGTCTTCCTCGCGGGGGCTGCGGCCGGCACGATCAACGCCATCGTGGGGTCGGGAACGCTGATCACGTTCCCGACCCTGATCGCGTTCGGGATCCCACCGGTCACCGCCAACGTCTCCAACACGATCGGGCTCGCCCCAGGGTCGGCCGCGGCCGCCTGGGGCTACCGCGCCGAGCTTCGCGGGCAACGCACCCGGCTGGTCCGGCTGGGTTCGATGTCGGTGCTCGGCGCCATCACCGGTGCGATCCTGCTGCTCACGCTGCCGTCGAGCGCGTTCGACATGATCGTGCCGGTCCTGGTCGGCCTCGGGGTCGCGCTGGTGATCCTCCAGCCGTGGCTGTCGCGCCGGCTCGCCGACCGCCGTAAGGAGCCCGTACGCCGCCACCACGGCGGCTGGCTGCTGATGGTGCTGGTCTACCTGACCGGCGTCTACGGCGGCTACTTCGGCGCCGCCCAGGGCGTGATCCTGATGGCCATCCTCGGGATCGGGCTGGACGAGGCGCTGCAGCGCGCGAACGCCGCCAAGAACGTCCTCGCCGGCCTCGCCAACGCCGTCGCGGCCGTCGTCTTCATCATGGTCGCGCACGTGGCCTGGATTCCCGCCGTCCTGATCGCGGTCGGTTCGGTCGTCGGCGGCCTGGTCGGCGCCCGGGTGGGGCGCAGGCTGTCCCCGCTGCTGCTGCGGGGCGTGATCGTCACCGTCGGCGTGATCGCGATCATCATGTTGCTCCGGCGGTAG
- a CDS encoding exo-alpha-sialidase, with protein MPSSSPASTDAAPVRDQGGTVVLLVGTTKGAFVFCADRGRMSWRCLGPILPGWQVYDLTVLPTTGRLLAATNHQAYGPTVRVSDDFGAGWRPVQGSPRFPDGGGRSVREIWRFGGPERGPGTRLYAGTADAGLFTSGDEGESWTLVESLEAHPTRPFWDVPATAGSLHSVVLDPADPRRMWVGVAGAGVFGSEDGGATWEPRNSGLPPAPPGHPHPEVGRHVHKLAIDPTPPHPLYLQHRGAVSTSTDGGHSWRPVPGRLPGTFGFPLAVDRRGAVYVAPLAGPAERYMPDGRLGLYRSTDAGTTWTECRQGLPATPQYVSVLRDAVAVDDLDPVGVYFGTTSGELYASADGGDTWRRIPGQFTRVTSVRARVLDAGVDTWFDAEALTDRLGGGTP; from the coding sequence GTGCCGTCCAGTTCCCCGGCCAGCACCGACGCCGCCCCGGTCCGTGACCAGGGGGGCACGGTCGTGCTGCTGGTGGGGACCACCAAGGGTGCCTTCGTGTTCTGCGCCGACCGCGGCCGGATGTCGTGGCGGTGCCTGGGGCCGATCCTGCCCGGATGGCAGGTCTACGACCTGACGGTGCTGCCCACCACCGGCCGGCTGTTGGCCGCGACCAACCACCAGGCCTACGGACCCACCGTGCGGGTGAGCGACGACTTCGGCGCCGGCTGGCGTCCGGTGCAGGGGAGCCCGCGATTTCCGGACGGAGGTGGGCGTAGCGTCCGGGAGATCTGGCGGTTCGGCGGCCCGGAGCGCGGGCCGGGCACGCGCTTGTACGCCGGCACCGCAGACGCCGGGCTGTTCACCTCCGGCGACGAAGGTGAGTCCTGGACGCTCGTGGAGAGCCTGGAGGCGCACCCGACGCGGCCCTTCTGGGACGTGCCCGCCACCGCCGGCAGTCTGCACAGCGTGGTGCTGGACCCCGCCGACCCCCGCCGGATGTGGGTGGGTGTCGCCGGCGCCGGCGTGTTCGGCTCCGAGGACGGCGGCGCCACCTGGGAGCCACGCAACTCCGGTCTGCCACCCGCACCGCCCGGACATCCCCATCCGGAGGTGGGCCGGCACGTGCACAAGCTCGCGATCGACCCGACGCCGCCCCACCCGCTCTACCTCCAGCACCGCGGCGCCGTGTCGACGTCGACCGACGGTGGACATTCCTGGCGGCCCGTGCCCGGGAGACTCCCCGGCACGTTCGGCTTCCCGCTCGCCGTCGACCGGCGCGGAGCTGTCTACGTCGCGCCGCTGGCGGGTCCGGCCGAACGCTACATGCCAGACGGCCGGCTCGGGCTGTACCGCTCGACCGATGCCGGGACGACCTGGACCGAATGCCGGCAGGGACTTCCGGCGACACCGCAGTACGTTTCCGTCCTCCGCGACGCGGTCGCGGTCGACGACCTCGACCCGGTGGGGGTCTACTTCGGCACGACGTCAGGGGAGCTGTACGCCTCCGCCGACGGTGGCGACACCTGGCGTCGGATACCCGGACAGTTCACCCGGGTCACCAGTGTGCGAGCTCGTGTGCTCGACGCCGGTGTCGACACGTGGTTCGACGCCGAGGCCCTCACCGACCGGCTCGGCGGTGGCACACCCTGA
- a CDS encoding crosslink repair DNA glycosylase YcaQ family protein, whose amino-acid sequence MTAVLRITRARAVAHRLRAHQLVDRLPAGSYVEAARHGLQDSAPRAALVALHARVESCEPHAWEADGLLQTYSPRLAVHVLPAADFGVFTVGRLPDDPVVRREVDDAAEEVCRMLAGGPVRATGLSRDQGQLVRVGAASGRIAVRWDTTSLTVREVEAPDVDPAAARAELARRHVHAFGPTTPRTFAWWAGMHPRGARQVWEQLAGELLPVDFEGQQAWILAGDEQSVRHAGEVRGVRLLPTEDLGLLGADRAGLYVGPSARRRTTSYDWYHPNGVLVDGELAGQWGRRGGRVEIGLDRAIPASVRDAVAAEALTMPIPNASMSVEFLDR is encoded by the coding sequence GTGACGGCTGTCCTCCGGATCACCCGCGCCCGGGCGGTCGCCCACCGGCTGCGGGCACACCAGCTGGTCGACCGGCTGCCCGCCGGCAGCTACGTCGAGGCCGCGCGGCACGGACTGCAGGACTCGGCCCCGCGAGCGGCGCTGGTGGCCCTGCACGCCCGGGTCGAGTCCTGCGAGCCCCATGCGTGGGAGGCCGACGGCCTGCTGCAGACCTACAGCCCGCGGCTGGCCGTGCACGTCCTGCCGGCCGCGGACTTCGGCGTGTTCACCGTCGGGCGGCTGCCCGACGATCCGGTCGTCAGGCGGGAGGTCGACGACGCCGCGGAGGAGGTGTGCCGGATGCTGGCGGGCGGTCCGGTCCGCGCCACCGGGCTTTCGCGGGACCAGGGCCAGCTGGTGCGGGTGGGCGCGGCCAGTGGCCGGATCGCCGTGCGGTGGGACACCACGTCGCTCACCGTCCGGGAGGTCGAGGCGCCCGACGTCGACCCGGCCGCGGCCCGGGCCGAGCTCGCCCGCAGGCACGTGCACGCGTTCGGGCCGACGACGCCGCGGACGTTCGCGTGGTGGGCGGGGATGCATCCACGAGGTGCCCGGCAGGTGTGGGAGCAACTGGCGGGCGAACTGCTGCCGGTCGACTTCGAGGGGCAGCAGGCCTGGATCCTGGCCGGCGACGAACAGTCGGTACGCCACGCCGGTGAGGTACGCGGGGTGCGGCTGCTGCCGACGGAGGACCTGGGCCTGCTCGGCGCGGACCGGGCAGGACTGTACGTAGGCCCGTCCGCGCGCCGCAGGACCACGTCGTACGACTGGTACCACCCCAACGGCGTGCTGGTCGACGGTGAACTCGCCGGTCAGTGGGGCCGGCGCGGAGGCCGGGTGGAGATCGGTCTGGACCGCGCGATCCCCGCATCGGTGCGGGACGCGGTGGCCGCCGAGGCCCTGACCATGCCGATCCCGAACGCCTCCATGAGCGTCGAGTTCCTCGACCGGTAG
- a CDS encoding NfeD family protein codes for MGNLLAWISEHLWLAWAILAVALAAVELLTLDLVFLMVAAGAAAGALAALVGGGPVISIVVAIVVAMGMLAAVRPVALRHLKEAPTIRTGISALVGKTGVVVEEVNPHGGRVRIGGEVWTARPYDEHSRIEPGKSVDVLSIEGVTAYVHESEQPWDL; via the coding sequence ATGGGCAATCTGCTCGCCTGGATCAGCGAACACCTGTGGTTGGCCTGGGCGATCCTCGCGGTGGCGCTGGCCGCCGTCGAGCTGCTCACGCTCGACCTGGTGTTCCTGATGGTGGCCGCGGGAGCGGCTGCCGGGGCTCTCGCGGCCCTGGTCGGCGGCGGACCGGTCATCTCGATCGTGGTCGCGATCGTGGTCGCGATGGGAATGCTCGCGGCGGTACGCCCGGTCGCCCTCCGGCACCTGAAGGAGGCTCCGACGATCCGCACGGGTATATCCGCGCTGGTGGGCAAGACGGGTGTGGTCGTCGAAGAAGTCAATCCCCATGGTGGGAGAGTCAGAATCGGGGGAGAGGTCTGGACTGCGCGTCCCTACGACGAGCATTCGAGGATCGAACCCGGCAAGTCCGTCGACGTTCTCTCGATCGAGGGCGTCACCGCGTACGTCCATGAATCGGAGCAGCCGTGGGACCTTTGA
- a CDS encoding MFS transporter, translated as MRQSLTTAGPEPRTAEPQRRRAGTGRTGDAVGLAAAGMSLIAVCYGLARFAYGLFVPAFRAEFHLGAATAGAVAAGSYAGYCVAIVVATLATSRWGARPVAVAAGACATAGTAVIASAPGTVVLALGVVLAGSSTGLASPPMAEAVARSAPSRLEPRMQAVVNAGTGLGVLVSGPVALLFAGSWRWAWAAFSALAFAITLCVWFTVPRRVRHTDRPAGPAAQDGPVASAGDSPEGQGRGALRAGTRIPPGGWRLLAAAFSMGLASAVTWTFGRDLVTAAGNSALTGVTMWIALGAAGLLGAFAGDLTTRIGPARCWTGGMLLLGASTAALALAAGSAVVAVAVGAAFGALYIGLTGLLLIWGTRILPRRPVVGVGAAFLFLAFGQAVGAPVLGAVSDAVTLPGAFLVTAAVAVLGAVIRPRPLQG; from the coding sequence ATGCGCCAGTCACTGACCACGGCCGGGCCGGAGCCGAGGACAGCAGAGCCCCAACGGCGCCGGGCCGGCACGGGGAGGACCGGAGACGCTGTCGGACTGGCGGCGGCCGGCATGTCGCTGATCGCCGTCTGCTACGGGTTGGCCCGGTTCGCCTACGGCCTGTTCGTGCCGGCCTTCCGGGCGGAGTTCCACCTCGGCGCCGCCACCGCCGGCGCGGTGGCGGCCGGCAGCTACGCCGGCTACTGCGTGGCCATCGTCGTGGCCACGCTCGCCACCTCGCGGTGGGGCGCGCGCCCCGTCGCGGTGGCAGCCGGAGCGTGCGCCACTGCCGGTACGGCGGTCATCGCGTCCGCACCCGGGACCGTCGTACTCGCCCTCGGCGTCGTGCTCGCCGGGTCGAGCACCGGGCTCGCCTCGCCTCCGATGGCCGAGGCCGTCGCCCGGTCCGCGCCGTCGAGACTGGAACCCCGGATGCAGGCAGTGGTCAACGCGGGCACCGGTCTCGGGGTGCTCGTGTCCGGACCGGTCGCGTTGCTGTTCGCCGGGAGCTGGCGCTGGGCCTGGGCGGCGTTCTCCGCCCTCGCGTTCGCGATCACGCTGTGCGTGTGGTTCACGGTGCCGCGACGTGTCCGCCACACAGACAGGCCGGCAGGGCCGGCAGCGCAGGACGGGCCGGTGGCGTCGGCCGGCGACTCACCGGAGGGGCAGGGACGTGGGGCACTCCGCGCCGGGACCCGCATCCCTCCGGGCGGCTGGCGCCTGCTCGCCGCCGCGTTCTCGATGGGGCTGGCCAGCGCGGTGACCTGGACGTTCGGCCGCGACCTCGTCACCGCGGCCGGCAACAGTGCTCTCACCGGCGTGACCATGTGGATCGCCCTGGGTGCCGCGGGGCTCCTCGGCGCGTTCGCCGGTGACCTCACCACCCGGATCGGGCCGGCGCGCTGCTGGACCGGCGGGATGCTGCTGCTGGGCGCGTCCACGGCCGCACTCGCGCTGGCCGCCGGCAGCGCTGTCGTCGCCGTCGCGGTCGGTGCCGCCTTCGGCGCGCTCTACATCGGGCTCACCGGGTTGCTGCTGATCTGGGGTACGCGGATCCTGCCCCGGAGGCCCGTGGTCGGCGTCGGTGCGGCGTTCTTGTTCCTCGCCTTCGGTCAGGCGGTCGGCGCACCCGTTCTCGGCGCCGTGTCCGATGCGGTCACGCTGCCCGGCGCCTTCCTGGTCACCGCGGCTGTGGCGGTTCTCGGTGCCGTGATCCGGCCGCGGCCTCTCCAGGGCTAG
- a CDS encoding SPFH domain-containing protein — translation MGPLIFVLVLAILVVTVLARSVRIVPQARAGIVERLGRFARTLGPGLSIIVPFVDKVRYTIDLREQVVSFPPQPVITEDNLVVSIDTVIYFQVTDPVAATYEIANYIQAIEQLTMTTLRNIVGGMDLERTLTSREQINTELRGVLDEATGKWGVRVNRVELKGIDPPPSIQDSMEKQMRADRDKRAAVLTAEGTRQSAILTAEGEKQSAILTAEGEKQSQILRAQAQRESQILRAQGEAQAIETVFNAIHDGEPDQRLLSYQYLQMLPKIAQGDANKLWIVPSEIGKALEGIGSMVGQFTEDSEPSPRPADRTRRRTPKPHAVEAAQAEEATDTALQDAESEVQAAIAAAEDAAKGGLGGRRNETEANGDSAGPAQPAAQEPRPE, via the coding sequence GTGGGACCTTTGATCTTCGTTCTCGTATTAGCGATTCTCGTCGTCACCGTTCTGGCCAGGTCGGTCCGGATCGTCCCGCAGGCGCGGGCCGGCATCGTCGAGCGCCTGGGCCGGTTCGCCCGAACCCTGGGCCCCGGCCTGTCGATCATCGTGCCGTTCGTCGACAAGGTGCGCTACACCATCGACCTGCGGGAGCAGGTGGTGTCGTTCCCGCCGCAGCCTGTGATCACCGAGGACAACCTCGTCGTCTCCATCGACACGGTGATCTACTTCCAGGTGACCGACCCGGTGGCCGCGACCTACGAGATCGCCAACTACATCCAGGCGATCGAGCAGCTCACCATGACCACCCTGCGCAACATCGTCGGTGGCATGGACCTCGAGCGCACCCTGACCAGCCGCGAGCAGATCAACACCGAGTTGCGCGGCGTCCTTGACGAGGCCACCGGCAAGTGGGGCGTCCGGGTCAACCGCGTGGAGCTGAAGGGCATCGACCCGCCGCCCTCCATCCAGGACTCGATGGAGAAGCAGATGCGCGCCGACCGCGACAAGCGGGCCGCGGTTCTCACCGCGGAGGGCACGCGCCAGTCGGCGATCCTCACCGCCGAAGGTGAGAAGCAGAGCGCGATCCTCACCGCCGAAGGTGAGAAGCAGTCGCAGATCCTGCGGGCACAGGCCCAGCGGGAGTCGCAGATCCTGCGGGCACAGGGTGAGGCGCAGGCCATCGAGACCGTCTTCAACGCGATCCACGACGGTGAGCCCGACCAGCGCCTACTGTCCTACCAATACCTCCAGATGCTGCCGAAGATCGCCCAGGGCGACGCCAACAAGCTGTGGATCGTCCCGAGCGAGATCGGCAAGGCGCTGGAGGGCATCGGCTCGATGGTCGGCCAGTTCACCGAGGACAGCGAGCCGAGCCCGCGGCCGGCCGACCGCACCCGCCGGCGCACACCCAAGCCCCACGCGGTGGAAGCCGCCCAGGCCGAGGAGGCCACCGACACCGCCCTGCAGGACGCGGAGTCGGAGGTGCAGGCGGCGATCGCCGCCGCCGAGGACGCCGCCAAGGGCGGCCTGGGCGGGCGGCGGAACGAGACCGAGGCCAACGGGGATTCGGCGGGACCGGCGCAGCCGGCCGCGCAGGAGCCCCGGCCGGAGTGA
- a CDS encoding M48 family metallopeptidase, protein MTDIEDRPARSRLTLTGVSSRAWEHPADRGALVAVRQLRGFDVVLRKLSGLINERALRLIFLGSAVRAGDRQFPKVHRLYAEAAATLDVRELPELYVMTGPMPNAMCIGLDKPFIVVNSGLIDLLDEEELRFVLGHELGHAQSGHALYQSVLVFLIRLSGAIAWVPLGVLGLRAIIAALMEWSRKAELSGDRAGLLACQDPAAALRTHMKLASGGHLEDVDATAFLAQAAEYDASGDLRDSVLKLLLLEARSHPFLAVRAAELRHWVDHGDYRRILDGNYPRREDDANAKMSEEARRAADSYREAFARSQDPLAKIFADLGGAVDGVRDKVNGWFGNRSGSGSGSSPS, encoded by the coding sequence ATGACGGACATCGAGGACCGGCCGGCCCGGTCACGGCTCACGCTCACCGGCGTCAGCTCCCGTGCATGGGAGCACCCCGCCGACCGCGGCGCCCTGGTCGCGGTCCGCCAGCTCAGGGGCTTCGACGTCGTGCTCCGCAAGCTGTCCGGGCTGATCAACGAGCGTGCGCTCCGGCTGATCTTCCTCGGCTCGGCGGTGCGCGCGGGGGACCGGCAGTTCCCCAAGGTGCACCGGTTGTACGCCGAGGCCGCCGCCACGCTCGACGTGCGGGAGCTGCCGGAGCTGTACGTCATGACCGGGCCGATGCCCAACGCCATGTGCATCGGGCTGGACAAACCGTTCATCGTCGTCAACAGCGGGTTGATCGACCTGCTGGACGAGGAGGAGCTGCGGTTCGTCCTCGGTCACGAGCTCGGTCACGCCCAGAGCGGGCATGCGCTCTACCAGTCGGTGCTGGTGTTCCTGATCCGGCTCAGCGGCGCGATCGCCTGGGTGCCGCTCGGCGTCCTCGGGCTGCGGGCGATCATCGCGGCCCTGATGGAGTGGTCGCGCAAGGCGGAGTTGTCAGGTGACCGGGCGGGCCTGCTGGCCTGCCAGGACCCGGCCGCCGCGCTGCGCACCCACATGAAGCTCGCCTCCGGCGGGCACCTGGAAGACGTCGACGCGACCGCGTTCCTCGCCCAGGCGGCGGAGTACGACGCCAGTGGCGACCTGCGCGACAGCGTTCTGAAGCTGCTGCTGCTGGAGGCCCGCAGCCACCCGTTCCTCGCCGTCCGCGCGGCCGAGCTGCGGCACTGGGTGGACCACGGCGACTACCGGCGCATCCTCGACGGCAACTACCCCCGGCGCGAGGACGACGCCAACGCCAAGATGAGCGAGGAGGCCCGGCGGGCGGCCGACTCCTACCGCGAGGCCTTCGCCCGGTCGCAGGACCCGCTGGCGAAGATCTTCGCCGACCTGGGCGGCGCGGTCGACGGCGTACGCGACAAGGTGAACGGCTGGTTCGGCAACCGGTCCGGCTCCGGCTCAGGTTCCAGCCCCAGCTGA
- a CDS encoding sugar nucleotide-binding protein translates to MSRVLVVGGSGYLGAELVRRWVDAGHVVFATYASRPASSPAVGWQALDIRRRDDVSALISHVRPDVVVNAAYAKTDWRTNADGAAHVAVASVRIGARLVQVSSDAVFSGAADSYAEDAMPDPLNPYGAAKAAAETAVAAIDPGALVVRTSLILGDGTSGHETFVHAVAAGAQEGVLFTDDVRCPVHVGDLAAALLELSESGHAGVAHVAGPDAISRHELGRLVAARDGLDPSRLPTGLRADLPVPGPLDVRLDCRRTQGLLRTRLRGAREFLAASPASPESPNTPNTPKAD, encoded by the coding sequence GTGAGCCGGGTTCTGGTCGTCGGCGGCTCCGGCTACCTGGGAGCCGAGCTCGTCCGCCGGTGGGTGGACGCGGGCCACGTGGTGTTCGCGACGTACGCCAGCCGGCCGGCCTCCTCCCCCGCCGTCGGGTGGCAGGCACTGGACATCCGCCGTCGTGACGACGTCTCGGCGCTGATCTCCCACGTGCGGCCGGACGTGGTGGTGAACGCCGCGTACGCGAAGACCGACTGGCGCACCAACGCCGACGGCGCGGCGCACGTGGCCGTGGCGTCGGTCCGGATCGGCGCGCGGCTGGTGCAGGTGTCCAGCGACGCGGTGTTCTCCGGAGCCGCGGACTCATATGCCGAGGACGCCATGCCCGACCCGCTGAACCCGTACGGCGCCGCGAAGGCGGCGGCGGAGACTGCGGTTGCCGCGATCGACCCCGGCGCCCTGGTGGTGCGGACCTCGCTGATCCTCGGCGACGGGACCTCAGGACACGAGACGTTCGTGCACGCCGTCGCGGCCGGTGCCCAGGAGGGCGTGTTGTTCACCGACGACGTGCGGTGCCCGGTGCACGTGGGCGACCTCGCGGCCGCCCTGCTCGAGCTCTCGGAATCCGGCCACGCCGGAGTGGCCCACGTCGCCGGTCCCGATGCGATCAGCCGTCACGAGCTGGGACGTCTGGTGGCCGCGCGCGACGGGCTGGACCCCTCGCGGCTGCCCACCGGTTTGCGGGCCGACCTGCCGGTGCCCGGGCCGCTCGACGTCCGGCTGGACTGCCGGCGTACCCAGGGTCTGCTTCGCACCCGGCTGCGTGGCGCCCGGGAGTTCCTCGCCGCCTCTCCCGCGTCACCCGAATCACCGAACACACCGAACACACCGAAGGCCGACTGA
- a CDS encoding YbaK/EbsC family protein, giving the protein MSTDSTFGTLKAVPALDRTDLLAPPVTAAIREWDHRGIGTGEFQVAEIDPELADTAAFCAAYDVALDASANCVIIAGKRGGETRYAACMVLATTRADVNGVVRRRLDARKASFAPMDDAVARTGMEYGGITAFGLPADWPVLVDRRVAESAGVIVGSGLRRSKLLVPGRALTDLRGAEVLDDLGLPT; this is encoded by the coding sequence ATGAGCACCGACTCCACGTTCGGCACGCTGAAGGCCGTGCCCGCGCTCGACCGAACCGACCTGCTGGCCCCACCGGTCACCGCCGCCATCCGCGAGTGGGACCACCGCGGCATCGGCACCGGGGAGTTCCAGGTCGCCGAGATCGATCCCGAACTCGCCGACACGGCCGCTTTCTGTGCGGCGTACGACGTCGCGCTGGACGCCTCCGCCAACTGCGTGATCATCGCCGGGAAGCGCGGGGGTGAGACCCGCTACGCGGCCTGCATGGTCCTCGCCACCACCCGGGCGGACGTCAACGGCGTGGTACGGCGCCGGCTGGACGCCCGCAAGGCGTCGTTCGCGCCCATGGACGACGCGGTGGCCCGCACCGGCATGGAGTACGGCGGAATCACGGCGTTCGGCCTGCCCGCCGACTGGCCGGTGCTCGTGGACCGGCGGGTGGCCGAGTCGGCGGGCGTCATCGTGGGCAGCGGCCTGCGCCGGTCGAAGCTGCTGGTGCCCGGGCGGGCGCTCACCGACCTCCGCGGTGCGGAGGTGCTGGACGACCTCGGGTTGCCAACCTGA
- a CDS encoding MoaD/ThiS family protein, with protein MTTTEPPTRRDASAGGAEITVRVPSLLRDCTGDRTRFPLTAGTLAEAVEVLLTTFPLLRQHIVDEQRRLRPHVLIYFNGDNIAFLDQSEVRLAPGDELTVLQNVSGG; from the coding sequence ATGACGACCACCGAGCCGCCAACCCGGCGCGACGCATCGGCCGGAGGGGCCGAGATCACGGTGCGAGTGCCGTCCCTTCTGCGCGACTGCACCGGCGACCGGACGCGGTTTCCGCTCACCGCCGGCACGCTCGCGGAGGCGGTCGAGGTGCTGCTGACCACCTTCCCTCTTCTGCGCCAGCACATCGTGGACGAGCAACGCCGCCTGCGTCCGCACGTACTCATCTACTTCAACGGCGACAACATCGCCTTTCTCGACCAGTCGGAGGTTCGGCTCGCACCTGGCGACGAGCTGACCGTGCTGCAGAACGTCTCCGGGGGCTGA